A region from the Aeromicrobium choanae genome encodes:
- a CDS encoding phosphatidate cytidylyltransferase yields the protein MTSEVPTPDAAGEKKTGRAGRDLRAAITVGVSLVVLVLLSLFWVKDLFVAVAAVALVVAAIEISRALATSGIRVPLPPVLVGGLAMLVVAFYDEMDTAAAIMALTVIATMAWRLRSGSDGFVRDATAGIFLLSYLFLMGVFVMRMLAPDDGTWRVVAFILVTIASDIGGYAAGVLFGKHPMAPTISPKKSWEGFAGSMLASVAAGILIVVYALEGPWWAGLVLGVAGVCFATLGDLCESLIKRDLGIKDMGDLLPGHGGLMDRLDSLIAVAPVAYLVMYLLV from the coding sequence TTGACGTCTGAGGTTCCGACTCCCGACGCGGCAGGCGAGAAGAAGACCGGCCGCGCCGGCCGCGACCTCCGCGCGGCGATCACCGTGGGCGTCAGCCTCGTGGTCCTCGTGCTGCTGTCGCTGTTCTGGGTCAAGGATCTGTTCGTCGCGGTCGCGGCCGTCGCCCTGGTGGTCGCCGCGATCGAGATCTCCCGTGCCCTGGCCACGTCCGGGATCCGCGTGCCGCTGCCGCCCGTGCTGGTCGGCGGCCTGGCGATGCTGGTCGTGGCGTTCTACGACGAGATGGACACCGCCGCGGCGATCATGGCGCTCACCGTCATCGCCACCATGGCGTGGCGCCTGCGCTCGGGCAGCGACGGCTTCGTCCGCGACGCCACCGCCGGCATCTTCCTGCTGTCGTACCTGTTCCTCATGGGCGTGTTCGTCATGCGCATGCTGGCGCCGGACGACGGCACGTGGCGGGTCGTCGCGTTCATCCTGGTGACGATCGCCTCCGACATCGGCGGCTACGCCGCAGGCGTCCTGTTCGGCAAGCACCCGATGGCACCCACGATCTCGCCCAAGAAGTCCTGGGAGGGCTTCGCAGGATCCATGCTCGCCAGCGTCGCCGCGGGCATCCTGATCGTCGTCTACGCCCTCGAGGGCCCTTGGTGGGCCGGCCTCGTGCTCGGTGTCGCCGGCGTCTGCTTCGCCACCCTCGGCGACCTGTGCGAGTCGCTCATCAAGCGCGACCTCGGCATCAAGGACATGGGCGACCTGCTCCCCGGCCACGGCGGACTCATGGACCGGCTCGACTCGCTCATCGCCGTCGCGCCGGTGGCGTACCTGGTGATGTACCTCCTGGTCTGA
- the pyrH gene encoding UMP kinase: MARRVLLKLSGEVFGGGAIGIDPDVVNDAASQVATAVREGVQVAIVVGGGNFFRGAELSQRGMERTRADYIGMLGTVMNALALQDFIEKQGVETRVQSAIAMSQVAEPYIPRRAIRHMEKGRVVIFGAGAGMPYFSTDTVSAQRALEIKADVVLMSKNGVDGVYDSDPRRNPEAQRFDSLTFNEALQRNLQVVDAAAFALCMENELPMMVFNMNDEGAVTRALRGEMIGTLVHA; this comes from the coding sequence ATGGCTCGCCGCGTACTCCTCAAGCTCTCCGGTGAGGTCTTCGGAGGAGGTGCGATCGGCATCGACCCCGATGTCGTGAACGACGCCGCCTCCCAGGTCGCCACGGCCGTCCGCGAGGGAGTCCAGGTCGCGATCGTCGTCGGCGGCGGCAACTTCTTCCGCGGCGCCGAGCTGAGCCAGCGAGGCATGGAGCGCACGCGCGCCGACTACATCGGCATGCTCGGCACCGTCATGAACGCCCTCGCCCTGCAGGACTTCATCGAGAAGCAGGGCGTCGAGACCCGCGTGCAGTCCGCCATCGCGATGTCCCAGGTCGCCGAGCCCTACATCCCGCGCCGTGCGATCCGCCACATGGAGAAGGGCCGCGTCGTGATCTTCGGCGCCGGCGCCGGCATGCCGTACTTCTCCACCGACACGGTCTCGGCGCAGCGCGCCCTGGAGATCAAGGCCGACGTCGTGCTGATGAGCAAGAACGGCGTCGACGGCGTCTACGACTCCGATCCGCGCCGCAATCCCGAGGCCCAGCGCTTCGACAGCCTGACCTTCAACGAGGCCCTCCAGCGCAACCTGCAGGTCGTCGACGCGGCCGCCTTCGCGCTGTGCATGGAGAATGAGCTGCCCATGATGGTGTTCAACATGAACGACGAGGGTGCGGTCACACGGGCCCTGCGTGGTGAGATGATCGGAACACTCGTCCACGCGTGA
- a CDS encoding transglutaminase family protein: MRYRVWHRTTYTYDDDVSNSYGLAHVVPRPSSWQQVESVDVRIEPTPGDTSRDTDYYGNTVTYFQVTDPHRTLVVDATSEVEVQVPVHDAEALATPWELARPAERSDVEGAWRAVDLALPSALVDQTEQARAYAAVSLTPGRPVGEAVTDLMHRIHADFRYDKTATTVTSRIDDVFEQRAGVCQDFAHLTLSCLRSHGLAVAYVSGYLATTPPPGKERVVGADASHAWAAVWLPDGSWLALDPTNDHWADDRYVTVAWGRDYKDVPPVKGIIYTDARSSTLDVQVDVAPLA, from the coding sequence ATGAGGTACCGCGTGTGGCACCGCACCACGTACACGTACGACGACGACGTCTCGAACAGCTACGGTCTGGCCCACGTCGTGCCGAGGCCCTCGTCGTGGCAGCAGGTGGAGTCGGTCGACGTGCGCATCGAGCCCACGCCCGGCGACACCTCCCGCGACACCGACTACTACGGCAACACCGTCACGTACTTCCAGGTCACCGACCCGCACCGCACGCTCGTCGTGGACGCCACGAGCGAGGTCGAGGTGCAGGTGCCGGTGCACGATGCCGAGGCGCTGGCCACGCCGTGGGAGCTCGCCCGCCCGGCCGAGCGATCCGACGTCGAAGGGGCGTGGCGCGCCGTCGACCTCGCGCTGCCGTCGGCGCTGGTCGACCAGACCGAGCAGGCGCGCGCCTACGCCGCCGTGTCGCTGACTCCCGGGCGCCCGGTCGGCGAGGCGGTCACCGACCTGATGCACCGGATCCACGCCGACTTCCGCTACGACAAGACCGCCACCACGGTGACGAGCCGGATCGACGACGTCTTCGAGCAGCGGGCCGGCGTCTGCCAGGACTTCGCCCACCTGACCCTTTCGTGCCTGCGGTCGCACGGTCTGGCCGTGGCCTACGTCAGCGGCTACCTCGCCACCACCCCGCCGCCGGGCAAGGAGCGTGTCGTCGGTGCCGACGCCTCGCACGCGTGGGCGGCCGTGTGGTTGCCCGACGGCAGCTGGCTCGCGCTGGACCCGACGAACGACCACTGGGCCGACGACCGGTACGTCACGGTCGCGTGGGGTCGCGACTACAAGGACGTCCCGCCGGTGAAGGGCATCATCTACACCGACGCGCGGTCCTCCACCCTCGACGTGCAGGTGGACGTGGCCCCGCTCGCGTGA
- the frr gene encoding ribosome recycling factor yields the protein MDETLRDAETRMKKAVEHTRDEFEGIRTGRAHPAMFAQITADYYGSPTPLQQLASFQVPEARTVIIAPYDAGAKPAIEKAIRDSDLGVNPSDDGKVLRVTLPELTEERRKEYIKLARSKAEDGRIAVRGVRRSAKQALDRAEKDSEISKDDNTGAEKRLDGLTKKHVDEIDEALKSKEAELLDV from the coding sequence ATCGACGAGACACTGCGCGATGCCGAGACCCGGATGAAGAAGGCGGTCGAGCACACTCGCGACGAGTTCGAGGGAATCCGGACCGGACGCGCCCACCCGGCGATGTTCGCCCAGATCACCGCCGACTACTACGGCTCGCCCACGCCGCTGCAGCAGCTGGCCAGCTTCCAGGTCCCCGAGGCTCGCACCGTGATCATCGCGCCCTACGACGCCGGCGCGAAGCCCGCGATCGAGAAGGCCATCCGCGACTCCGACCTCGGCGTCAACCCGTCCGACGACGGCAAGGTGCTGCGCGTGACGCTGCCCGAGCTCACCGAGGAGCGCCGCAAGGAGTACATCAAGCTCGCCCGCTCCAAGGCCGAGGACGGCCGCATCGCGGTCCGCGGCGTGCGTCGCAGCGCCAAGCAGGCGCTCGACCGGGCCGAGAAGGACTCCGAGATCAGCAAGGACGACAACACCGGCGCCGAGAAGCGCCTCGACGGACTGACGAAGAAGCACGTCGACGAGATCGACGAGGCGCTGAAGTCCAAAGAGGCAGAGCTCCTTGACGTCTGA
- a CDS encoding DUF2804 domain-containing protein: MPEIVEPVDLAVGRRLNPEAVGWTRRPLHRTDLPWTGRTKRWEYWGVVTRRFVLGLTIADLDYANLTQVYAYDRLRRHEVSLDTTKLGPLRPGLSDALPPITASSGPLTFADHGRGTRLRVDHERVRVALEAEGGDDALGVVVPWSPRRFQYTLKDPVRPVSGTIEVDGEREAVVAGWGVLDRGRGIWPYRMTWNWGAGSGEVSGRRIGLQLGGKWTDGTEQTENGLFVDGRLHHWIDDLQWEYDLEDPESPWTVTGPDVEAVLTPFHRRVASTQLGVIASRTHQAFGRWSGWARGGKGVEYRLDGLVGWAEEARNRW; the protein is encoded by the coding sequence ATGCCCGAGATCGTCGAGCCCGTCGACCTGGCCGTGGGCCGCCGCCTGAACCCCGAGGCCGTCGGCTGGACCCGGCGACCGCTGCACCGCACCGACCTGCCGTGGACGGGCCGGACGAAGCGCTGGGAGTACTGGGGCGTCGTCACCCGCAGGTTCGTGCTCGGGCTGACGATCGCCGACCTCGACTACGCGAACCTCACGCAGGTCTACGCCTACGACCGGCTGCGCCGCCACGAGGTCAGCCTCGACACGACGAAGCTGGGCCCCCTGCGTCCTGGATTGTCCGACGCGCTGCCGCCGATCACCGCTTCGAGCGGGCCGCTGACCTTCGCCGACCACGGCCGGGGCACGCGCCTGAGGGTGGACCACGAGCGGGTGAGGGTCGCGCTGGAGGCGGAGGGCGGCGACGACGCGCTCGGGGTCGTCGTGCCGTGGAGCCCGCGCCGCTTCCAGTACACGCTGAAGGACCCCGTCCGGCCCGTCAGCGGCACCATCGAGGTCGACGGCGAGCGCGAGGCCGTGGTGGCCGGCTGGGGCGTGCTCGACCGGGGCCGCGGCATCTGGCCCTACCGCATGACGTGGAACTGGGGTGCCGGCAGCGGCGAGGTCTCCGGGCGCCGGATCGGCCTGCAGCTCGGCGGGAAGTGGACCGACGGGACCGAGCAGACCGAGAACGGGCTGTTCGTCGACGGTCGCCTGCACCACTGGATCGACGACCTGCAATGGGAGTACGACCTCGAGGACCCGGAGTCGCCATGGACCGTCACGGGGCCCGACGTCGAGGCCGTCCTGACGCCCTTCCACCGTCGCGTCGCCTCGACCCAGCTGGGCGTGATCGCGTCGCGCACCCACCAGGCCTTCGGACGCTGGTCGGGATGGGCGCGCGGCGGCAAGGGCGTGGAGTACCGGCTGGACGGTCTCGTCGGCTGGGCCGAGGAGGCGCGCAACCGCTGGTGA
- a CDS encoding zinc-binding metallopeptidase family protein, with product MRAFECRQCGNPLYFENSTCVSCGTKLGFSREEKAIVPVDDRGRYVDAEGLVWWLCANRELSACTWLTRFEGSLCFNCGLTRTRPADSDAEGMRAFPAAESAKRRLIVELDALELPIVTRAEDPNAGLAFDLLSSANVPVTTGHQNGIVTIDLAEGDSVHRERLRRDLDEPYRTLLGHFRHETGHYYEEQLVHGDLRQRARELFGDERQDYGEALDRHYAQGPPKGWRDRYISAYATMHPFEDFAETFAHVLHIADTIETAQSFGLTGVDTGAFRSFRDLVTGVWIPLSVALNQINRSMGKDPLYPFVIAGPVLDKLEFVASLSPRYRSL from the coding sequence GTGCGTGCCTTCGAGTGTCGTCAGTGCGGCAACCCCCTCTACTTCGAGAACTCCACGTGCGTCTCCTGTGGCACGAAGCTCGGGTTCTCCCGCGAGGAGAAGGCGATCGTGCCGGTCGACGACCGCGGGAGGTACGTCGACGCCGAGGGGCTCGTCTGGTGGCTCTGCGCCAACCGCGAGCTCTCGGCCTGCACCTGGCTCACCCGCTTCGAGGGCTCGCTGTGCTTCAACTGCGGGCTCACCCGCACGCGCCCGGCCGATTCCGATGCCGAGGGCATGCGAGCGTTCCCGGCGGCGGAGTCGGCGAAGCGCCGGCTGATCGTCGAGCTGGACGCGCTCGAGCTGCCGATCGTCACGCGCGCCGAGGACCCGAACGCCGGCCTCGCGTTCGACCTCCTGTCGAGCGCGAACGTGCCGGTGACGACGGGACACCAGAACGGCATCGTCACGATCGACCTGGCCGAGGGCGACAGCGTGCACCGCGAGCGGCTGCGCCGGGACCTCGACGAGCCCTACCGCACCCTGCTGGGGCACTTCCGCCACGAGACCGGGCACTACTACGAGGAGCAGCTGGTCCACGGCGATCTCCGCCAGCGCGCCCGCGAGCTGTTCGGCGACGAGCGCCAGGACTACGGCGAGGCCCTCGACCGGCACTACGCGCAGGGTCCACCGAAGGGGTGGCGCGACCGGTACATCAGCGCGTACGCCACGATGCACCCGTTCGAGGACTTCGCCGAGACGTTCGCGCACGTCCTGCACATCGCCGACACCATCGAGACCGCCCAGTCCTTCGGGCTCACCGGCGTCGACACGGGCGCCTTCCGGTCGTTCCGTGATCTGGTGACCGGTGTCTGGATCCCGCTGTCGGTCGCGCTGAACCAGATCAACCGCTCGATGGGCAAGGACCCGCTCTACCCGTTCGTGATCGCCGGACCGGTGCTGGACAAGCTCGAGTTCGTCGCCTCGCTATCACCGCGCTACCGCTCGCTCTGA
- a CDS encoding sensor histidine kinase, which translates to MTPPPPPLTVWGHTWRTVLVISISAVAWSPVFLWQWENARWWWWLDLTVGLASFVLVFWRRRYPVTVGVITNLSSAFATTAGGPATLALFSLSTRRRWREIIPVSAATLVGAFIFVGIDPTTDPGLRLFSAGFVVAIVGVTVGWGMYVGSRRELLATLKERAERAESEQAARVSQARTAERARIAREMHDVLAHRISMVTMHAGALTFRDDLAAEEIKRTASVIEQTSRLALIELREVLGVLRDDVGDGAPEPPQPTAGAIAGLVAQFRESGMNLQYDDRIDPATIPDLIGRTAYRVVQEGLTNASKHAPHARVTLLVTGGSDDGLVIEVSNPLPAGGRSPDFPASGLGLVGLTERAELAGGRLHHGMVSGHHVLRVWLPWSA; encoded by the coding sequence GTGACGCCCCCGCCCCCGCCCCTCACGGTCTGGGGACACACGTGGCGGACGGTCCTGGTGATCTCCATCTCGGCCGTGGCCTGGTCGCCGGTGTTCCTGTGGCAGTGGGAGAACGCCCGCTGGTGGTGGTGGCTCGACCTGACCGTGGGGCTCGCCAGCTTCGTCCTGGTGTTCTGGCGACGGCGGTACCCCGTCACGGTGGGCGTGATCACCAACCTCTCGAGCGCGTTCGCGACCACGGCCGGCGGTCCGGCCACGCTGGCGCTGTTCTCGCTCTCCACCCGCCGGCGCTGGCGGGAGATCATCCCGGTGAGCGCCGCCACCCTCGTCGGGGCCTTCATCTTCGTGGGCATCGATCCCACCACCGACCCCGGCCTGCGCCTGTTCAGCGCCGGGTTCGTGGTGGCCATCGTCGGCGTCACCGTGGGCTGGGGCATGTACGTGGGCTCGCGGCGCGAGCTGCTGGCCACGCTGAAGGAGCGCGCCGAGCGCGCCGAGTCCGAGCAGGCCGCGCGAGTCTCCCAAGCACGCACGGCCGAGCGTGCCCGCATCGCCCGCGAGATGCACGACGTCCTCGCCCACCGGATCTCGATGGTGACGATGCACGCCGGCGCCCTCACCTTCCGCGACGACCTCGCGGCCGAGGAGATCAAGCGCACCGCCTCCGTCATCGAGCAGACCTCGCGGCTCGCGCTGATCGAGCTGCGGGAGGTGCTCGGCGTGCTGCGTGACGACGTCGGCGACGGCGCCCCCGAGCCGCCCCAGCCCACCGCCGGCGCCATCGCCGGACTCGTCGCGCAGTTCCGGGAGTCCGGCATGAACCTGCAGTACGACGACCGGATCGATCCGGCCACGATCCCCGACCTGATCGGGCGCACCGCCTACCGCGTGGTGCAGGAGGGGTTGACCAACGCCTCGAAGCACGCGCCGCACGCGCGCGTCACGCTGCTGGTGACGGGCGGCTCGGACGACGGCCTGGTGATCGAGGTGTCCAACCCCCTGCCGGCCGGCGGCCGATCGCCCGACTTCCCGGCATCCGGCCTCGGACTGGTGGGCCTGACCGAGCGTGCCGAGCTCGCCGGTGGCCGGCTGCACCATGGGATGGTGTCCGGCCACCACGTCCTGAGAGTGTGGTTGCCGTGGAGCGCCTGA
- the rlmN gene encoding 23S rRNA (adenine(2503)-C(2))-methyltransferase RlmN, with protein sequence MANEVNVADVNPKPLPLVMAPARGRGKPPRHLADLSGDERKAAAEELGLKPFRVKQVAHHYYARHERDPELMTDLPAKERDAIVGALLPPLLSQVRVLEADKGTTRKTLWRLFDNALVESVLMRYPDRATICVSSQAGCGMACPFCATGQGGLQRNMSTAEIIDQVVDAAHQMSSGAIPGGPGRLSNVVFMGMGEPMANYKAVIGAVRRMVAPAPDGLGMSARNITVSTVGLVPRMRQLAEEGIPVTLALSLHAPDDELRNELVPINNRASVAETVEAAWNYAKTTKRRVSIEYAMMRDINDQAWRADMLGDVLNSYGDWGWVHVNLIPLNPTPGSMWTASRREDEREFVRRLEAKGIPTTVRDTRGSDIDGACGQLAAAE encoded by the coding sequence ATGGCCAACGAGGTGAATGTCGCGGACGTCAATCCGAAGCCGCTGCCCCTCGTGATGGCACCGGCCCGCGGGCGGGGCAAGCCGCCGCGCCACCTCGCCGACCTCTCGGGCGACGAGCGCAAGGCCGCGGCCGAGGAGCTCGGGCTCAAGCCGTTCCGGGTCAAGCAGGTCGCGCACCACTACTACGCGCGCCACGAGCGCGACCCCGAGCTGATGACCGACCTCCCGGCGAAGGAGCGCGACGCGATCGTCGGTGCGCTGCTGCCGCCGCTGCTGTCGCAGGTGCGCGTGCTCGAGGCCGACAAGGGCACCACCCGCAAGACGCTGTGGCGCCTGTTCGACAACGCGCTGGTCGAGTCGGTGCTGATGCGCTACCCCGACCGCGCCACGATCTGCGTCTCCAGCCAGGCCGGCTGCGGCATGGCCTGCCCGTTCTGCGCCACCGGCCAGGGCGGCCTGCAGCGCAACATGAGCACGGCCGAGATCATCGACCAGGTCGTCGACGCCGCCCACCAGATGTCCTCCGGCGCGATTCCGGGTGGCCCCGGCCGGTTGTCGAACGTGGTCTTCATGGGCATGGGCGAGCCGATGGCCAACTACAAGGCCGTCATCGGCGCCGTCCGCCGCATGGTGGCGCCCGCGCCCGACGGCCTGGGCATGAGCGCCCGCAACATCACCGTCTCCACCGTGGGCCTCGTGCCGCGGATGCGTCAGCTGGCCGAGGAGGGCATCCCGGTCACCCTCGCGCTCAGCCTGCACGCGCCCGACGACGAGCTGCGCAACGAGCTGGTCCCGATCAACAACCGCGCCAGCGTCGCCGAGACGGTCGAGGCCGCGTGGAACTACGCGAAGACCACGAAGCGCCGCGTCTCGATCGAGTACGCGATGATGCGCGACATCAACGACCAGGCTTGGCGCGCCGACATGCTGGGCGACGTCCTGAACTCCTACGGCGACTGGGGCTGGGTGCACGTCAACCTCATCCCGCTGAACCCGACGCCCGGCTCGATGTGGACCGCATCGCGCCGCGAGGACGAGCGCGAGTTCGTCCGCCGCCTCGAGGCCAAGGGCATCCCGACGACGGTCCGCGACACCCGCGGCTCCGACATCGACGGCGCCTGCGGCCAGCTCGCCGCCGCCGAGTAG
- a CDS encoding response regulator: MERLTRVLLTDDDPLVRAGLALILGGAKTIEVVAEAANGREAVAAVREQPVDLVLMDLRMPVMDGIEATRAISAEPRAPKVLVLTTFDADDHVVRALAAGAAGFLLKDTPPPRIVKAIEAVMAGEPMLSPAVTQNLIRQVTADSTDHRRTDAERLVATLTERELDVARAVGQGRSNAEIAGELFMSLATVKAHISRIFAKLDATNRVQVAITMHDAGRL, encoded by the coding sequence GTGGAGCGCCTGACCCGAGTCCTGCTGACCGACGACGACCCGCTCGTCCGCGCCGGCCTGGCCCTGATCCTCGGGGGCGCGAAGACGATCGAGGTCGTCGCCGAGGCGGCGAACGGACGCGAGGCCGTGGCGGCCGTGCGCGAGCAGCCCGTGGACCTCGTGCTGATGGACCTGCGCATGCCCGTGATGGACGGCATCGAGGCGACCCGTGCGATCTCCGCGGAGCCGCGCGCACCCAAGGTCCTGGTGCTCACGACGTTCGACGCCGACGACCACGTCGTGCGGGCGCTCGCCGCGGGCGCGGCGGGCTTCCTGCTGAAGGACACCCCTCCCCCGCGGATCGTCAAGGCGATCGAGGCCGTCATGGCCGGCGAGCCGATGCTGTCGCCCGCCGTGACCCAGAACCTGATCCGCCAGGTCACCGCCGACTCGACCGACCACCGCCGGACCGACGCCGAGCGGCTCGTCGCCACGCTGACCGAGCGTGAGCTGGACGTCGCCCGTGCCGTCGGACAGGGCCGCTCCAACGCCGAGATCGCCGGCGAGCTGTTCATGAGCCTGGCCACGGTGAAGGCGCACATCTCGCGGATCTTCGCCAAGCTCGACGCCACCAACCGCGTGCAGGTGGCCATCACGATGCACGACGCCGGCCGCCTCTGA
- a CDS encoding circularly permuted type 2 ATP-grasp protein, giving the protein MTVLRDYAASVIQPALGQSAALYDEVASPDGTLRNAWKRLAAEAVDLTLPELTRVGDEIARLLADEGAVYTPPGGAQRSWRLDPVPLVIAAEEWATLEKGLAQRAELLNAVSLDLYGPQELLSSGTLPPSIVFGHSGFLRVVARASADHRRQLVVTGTDLGRTPTGEWQVIADRTQAPSGIGFAMENRRVLSRVLPVAYREAGLHRLAPFFQALRASLTQAAPHGRENPRIVVLSPGPTSETAYDQAFIATALGFPLVEGSDLVARDGSIWMRVLGRLERVDVVLRRVDAEWSDPLELRGESQLGVTGLTEAVRRGTVTVVNGLGSGVLENAAMLPFMSAMCERLLDEPLRLAGVPTVWAGTREGRDQLLDRLDELVVRRIDAPFEVAGLSRAELVAAITAEPHRYVGQEVAAVSVSPTLDRGRLQPHAVTLRAFTLRHGSSYRPMIGGLATVAPVGTSPDEISTSKDVWVLKESPEEPDQGLLDTAPVAHARAPLTPVPRVLDDLFWLGRYAERVEDLLRLAIVTHELAEDFQGRPRSSGGQTLAVVARLLRSLSPSSHDSVDFEGDLRSMLLDAHRSGSVAQTVARLKEIAQSVRDQVSPDLFRVFGAMDRARGALAANPHGWQIGESAGRMLTDILALHGVTGNMVRDEGWHLMEIGRGIERSLQLCHLIGPTLSVRRGIDVDRNVHNAVLQAAESAITHRRRHRGVVRGASVLDLLLLDESNPRSLLFNLRAIDASLATLPGSSGSTRPERLVDDLLEELDRLDVAALMAIDGENRPNFVRFAQATAQQLMRLSDAVAEVHFATGPTPRSLAFATVGAGS; this is encoded by the coding sequence ATGACCGTCCTGCGTGACTACGCCGCCTCGGTGATCCAGCCGGCGTTGGGCCAGTCGGCTGCCCTCTACGACGAGGTGGCCAGTCCCGACGGCACTCTGCGCAACGCGTGGAAGCGGCTCGCGGCCGAGGCGGTCGACCTGACGCTGCCCGAGCTCACCCGCGTCGGTGACGAGATCGCGCGGCTGCTGGCCGACGAGGGCGCGGTCTACACGCCGCCCGGCGGCGCGCAGCGGTCGTGGCGGCTCGATCCCGTGCCGCTGGTCATCGCGGCCGAGGAGTGGGCCACGCTCGAGAAGGGCCTGGCCCAGCGGGCCGAGCTGCTCAACGCCGTCTCGCTCGACCTCTACGGCCCGCAGGAGCTGCTCTCCAGCGGCACCCTGCCGCCCAGCATCGTCTTCGGCCACAGCGGCTTCCTGCGGGTGGTGGCACGCGCGAGCGCCGACCACCGCCGCCAGCTCGTCGTCACGGGCACCGATCTGGGCCGCACTCCGACGGGGGAGTGGCAGGTCATCGCCGACCGGACGCAGGCTCCCTCGGGGATCGGCTTCGCGATGGAGAACCGCCGCGTGCTGTCACGCGTGCTGCCCGTCGCCTATCGCGAGGCGGGCCTGCACCGGCTGGCGCCGTTCTTCCAGGCCCTGCGAGCGTCCCTGACCCAGGCGGCGCCCCACGGGCGTGAGAACCCGCGCATCGTGGTGCTGTCGCCGGGCCCGACCTCGGAGACGGCCTACGACCAGGCGTTCATCGCCACCGCGCTGGGCTTCCCGCTCGTCGAGGGCAGCGACCTCGTCGCGCGCGACGGCTCCATCTGGATGCGGGTGCTCGGCCGCCTCGAGCGGGTCGACGTCGTGCTGCGCCGCGTCGACGCCGAGTGGAGCGACCCCCTGGAGCTGCGCGGGGAGTCGCAGCTGGGCGTCACCGGCCTCACCGAGGCGGTCCGCCGCGGCACGGTCACCGTGGTCAACGGCCTCGGCTCGGGTGTCCTGGAGAACGCCGCGATGCTGCCGTTCATGTCGGCGATGTGCGAGCGGCTGCTCGACGAGCCGCTGCGACTGGCCGGCGTCCCCACCGTCTGGGCGGGCACGCGCGAAGGCCGCGACCAGCTCCTGGACCGGCTCGACGAGCTCGTGGTGCGCCGGATCGACGCGCCGTTCGAGGTCGCCGGGCTGTCGCGCGCCGAGCTCGTCGCCGCCATCACCGCGGAGCCGCACCGCTACGTGGGCCAGGAGGTGGCCGCCGTCTCGGTCTCGCCCACCCTGGACCGGGGACGCCTGCAGCCCCACGCGGTCACCCTGCGGGCCTTCACGCTGCGGCACGGGTCCAGCTACCGTCCGATGATCGGCGGGCTGGCCACCGTCGCTCCCGTGGGCACCTCGCCCGACGAGATCAGCACCAGCAAGGACGTCTGGGTGCTCAAGGAGTCGCCGGAGGAGCCCGACCAGGGCCTGCTCGACACCGCGCCGGTCGCCCACGCCCGCGCTCCGCTGACCCCCGTGCCGCGCGTGCTCGACGACCTCTTCTGGCTCGGCCGGTACGCCGAGCGGGTGGAGGACCTGCTGCGGCTGGCGATCGTCACGCACGAGCTGGCGGAGGACTTCCAGGGTCGTCCGCGCTCCAGCGGCGGACAGACCCTCGCCGTGGTCGCGCGGCTGCTGCGTTCCCTCAGCCCGTCGTCGCACGACTCCGTCGACTTCGAGGGCGACCTGCGCTCCATGCTGCTCGACGCCCACCGCTCCGGCTCCGTCGCGCAGACGGTGGCGCGGCTCAAGGAGATCGCCCAGAGCGTGCGCGACCAGGTCTCGCCCGACCTGTTCCGCGTCTTCGGCGCGATGGACCGGGCCCGGGGAGCGCTGGCGGCCAACCCGCACGGCTGGCAGATCGGCGAGAGCGCCGGCCGTATGCTCACCGACATCCTCGCGCTGCACGGCGTCACCGGGAACATGGTCCGCGACGAGGGCTGGCACCTGATGGAGATCGGGCGGGGGATCGAGCGCAGCCTCCAGCTGTGCCACCTGATCGGCCCCACGCTCTCGGTGCGCCGCGGCATCGACGTCGATCGGAACGTCCACAACGCCGTCCTCCAGGCCGCCGAGAGCGCCATCACCCACCGCCGTCGGCACCGTGGTGTGGTGAGGGGCGCGTCCGTGCTCGACCTGCTGCTGCTCGACGAGTCGAACCCGCGCTCCCTGCTGTTCAACCTGCGCGCCATCGACGCCTCGCTGGCGACGCTGCCGGGGTCGAGCGGCTCCACGCGGCCCGAGCGCCTCGTGGACGACCTGCTGGAGGAGCTGGACCGGCTCGACGTCGCGGCGCTGATGGCGATCGACGGCGAGAACCGGCCGAACTTCGTGCGGTTCGCGCAGGCCACGGCGCAGCAGCTGATGCGACTGTCCGACGCGGTGGCCGAGGTCCACTTCGCCACCGGTCCCACGCCGCGCTCCCTGGCCTTCGCCACGGTGGGGGCGGGCTCATGA